The following coding sequences are from one Eleginops maclovinus isolate JMC-PN-2008 ecotype Puerto Natales chromosome 11, JC_Emac_rtc_rv5, whole genome shotgun sequence window:
- the clcn3 gene encoding H(+)/Cl(-) exchange transporter 3 isoform X2 yields MEEEDAAADPYLPYDGGGDTIPLQEIPKRGSNYVMSNGGGAPSSTTHLLDFLEEPIPGVGTYDDFHTIDWVREKCKDRERHRKINSKKKESAWEFTKSLYDAWSGWLVVTLTGLASGALAGLIDIAADWLNDLKEGVCLSAMWFNHEQCCWTSNETTFAERDKCPQWKSWAELILGQAEGPGSYIMNYFMYIYWALSFGFLAVCLVKVFAPYACGSGIPEIKTILSGFIIRGYLGKWTLMIKTITLVLAVASGLSLGKEGPLVHVACCCGNIFSYLFPKYSKNEAKKREVLSAASAAGVSVAFGAPIGGVLFSLEEVSYYFPLKTLWRSFFAALVAAFVLRSINPFGNSRLVLFYVEYHTPWYLFELIPFILLGVFGGLWGAFFIRANIAWCRRRKSTRFGKYPVLEVILVTAITAVFAFPNPYTRQNTSELIKELFTDCGPLESSQLCQYRSQMNGSKAFTDNPNRPAGPGVYAAMWQLCLALVFKIIMTIFTFGLKVPSGLFIPSMAIGAIAGRIVGIAVEQLAYYHHDWFLFKEWCEVGADCITPGLYAMVGAAACLGGVTRMTVSLVVIVFELTGGLEYIVPLMAAVMTSKWVGDAFGRQGIYEAHIRLNGYPFLDAKEEFTHVTLAREVMRPRRSDPPLAVLTQDDLTVEELQSTINETSYNGFPVIVSKESQRLVGFALRRDITIAIENARRKQEGIMLNSRVYFTQHAPTLPADSPRPLKLRSILDMSPFTVTDHTPMEIVVDIFRKLGLRQCLVTHNGNVLGIITKKNILEHLEELKQNTEPLAASWYYHKKRYPASHGSNGRPRSRVHHVQLIGSFQDGRGGDDSGEEEEVHLLDGSNL; encoded by the exons GGTCTAACTACGTCATGTCTAACGGGGGCGGGGCACCCAGCAGCACCACCCACCTGTTGGACTTCCTAGAGGAGCCCATCCCTGGTGTGGGGACCTATGACGACTTCCACACCATCGACTGGGTCCGAGAGAAGTGCAAGGACCGCGAGAGGCACCGGAAG atCAACAGCAAGAAAAAGGAGTCGGCATGGGAGTTCACAAAGAGCCTGTACGACGCCTGGTCTGGGTGGCTGGTGGTCACGCTCACTGGCTTGGCCTCAG GTGCTTTGGCTGGCCTGATTGACAttgctgctgattggctgaacGACCTGAAGGAAGGCGTGTGTCTGAGCGCCATGTGGTTCAACCACGAGCAGTGCTGCTGGACGTCCAATGAGACCACCTTTGCTGAGCGGGACAAGTGTCCTCAGTGGAAGAGCTGGGCTGAGCTAATACTGGGGCAGGCAGAG ggGCCCGGCTCGTACATCATGAACTACTTCATGTACATCTACTGGGCGCTGTCCTTTGGCTTCCTGGCCGTCTGCCTGGTGAAGGTGTTTGCTCCGTACGCCTGCGGCTCGGGGATCCCTGAG ATCAAGACTATCCTTAGTGGGTTTATTATCCGAGGCTACCTGGGAAAGTGGACCCTGATGATTAAGACCATCACGCTGGTGCTGGCGGTGGCGTCGGGGCTCAGCCTGGGGAAGGAGGGGCCGCTGGTGCACGTGGCCTGCTGCTGCGGGAACATTTTTTCTTACCTCTTCCCCAAGTACAGCAAGAACGAGGCTAAAAAAcgagag GTTCTCTCTGCTGCGTCAGCGGCCGGGGTGTCTGTTGCTTTTGGAGCCCCGATTGGAGGAGTGCTCTTCAGCTTAGAGGAG gTGAGCTACTACTTCCCTCTGAAGACGTTGTGGCGCTCCTTCTTCGCCGCCCTGGTGGCCGCCTTCGTCCTGCGCTCCATCAACCCGTTTGGAAACAGCCGGCTGGTGCTGTTCTACGTGGAGTACCACACGCCCTGGTACCTGTTCGAGCTCATCCCCTTCATCCTGCTGGGGGTGTTTGGAGGCCTCTGGGGGGCCTTCTTCATCCGGGCCAACATCGCCTGGTGCCGGCGGCGCAAGTCAACACGCTTCG GAAAGTATCCGGTGCTGGAGGTGATCTTGGTGACGGCCATCACGGCTGTGTTTGCCTTCCCCAACCCGTACACGCGTCAGAACACCAGCGAGCTGATCAAGGAGCTGTTCACAGACTGCGGCCCGCTGGAGTCCTCGCAGCTCTGCCAGTACCGCAGCCAGATGAACGGCAGCAAGGCGTTCACCGACAACCCCAACCGGCCGGCGGGGCCCGGGGTCTACGCCGCCATGTGGCAGCTCTGCCTGGCGCTCGTTTTCAAAATCATCATGACCATATTCACCTTTGGACTCAAG gTGCCATCGGGGTTGTTCATCCCCAGCATGGCCATCGGGGCGATCGCAGGGCGGATCGTTGGCATCGCCGTGGAGCAGCTGGCCTATTATCACCACGACTGGTTCCTGTTTAAAGAGTGGTGCGAGGTGGGAGCAGACTGCATCACGCCAGGGCTCTACGCTATGGTGGGGGCCGCCGCGTGTCTGG GCGGTGTCACCCGTATGACCGTCTCCTTGGTGGTCATCGTGTTCGAGCTGACGGGAGGCTTGGAGTACATCGTCCCCCTTATGGCCGCCGTCATGACCAGCAAGTGGGTGGGCGACGCGTTCGGCCGGCAGGGAATCTACGAGGCGCACATCCGTCTGAACGGCTACCCCTTCTTGGACGCCAAGGAGGAGTTCACGCACGTCACGCTGGCCAGGGAGGTGATGCGGCCGCGGCGCAGCGACCCGCCGCTAGCCGTGCTTACGCAGGACGACCTGAcggtggaggagctgcagagcacGATCAACGAGACCAGTTATAATGGTTTCCCCGTCATCGTGTCCAAGGAGTCCCAGAGGCTGGTGGGCTTCGCTCTGCGCAGGGACATCACCATTGCTATCG AAAACGCTCGTCGGAAGCAGGAGGGCATCATGCTGAACTCCAGGGTTTACTTCACCCAGCACGCCCCCACCCTGCCGGCCGACAGCCCCCGGCCCCTCAAACTGCGCTCCATCCTGGACATGAGCCCCTTCACCGTCACCGACCACACCCCCATGGAGATCGTGGTGGACATCTTCAGGAAGCTGGGCCTGCGCCAGTGCCTGGTCACTCACAACGG gaatGTTTTGGGCATCATCACAAAGAAGAATATATTAGAGCATCTGGAGGAGCTCAAGCAGAACACGGAGCCCCTG GCGGCTTCTTGGTATTATCACAAAAAAAGATATCCTGCGTCACATGGCTCAAATGGCAGACCAAGATCCCGAGTCCATCATGTTCAACTGATCGGCTCCTTCCAGGACGGCCGGGGGGGGGACGACagcggggaggaggaggaggtgcacCTCCTGGACGGCTCCAATCTCTGA
- the clcn3 gene encoding H(+)/Cl(-) exchange transporter 3 isoform X5, with amino-acid sequence MSNGGGAPSSTTHLLDFLEEPIPGVGTYDDFHTIDWVREKCKDRERHRKINSKKKESAWEFTKSLYDAWSGWLVVTLTGLASGALAGLIDIAADWLNDLKEGVCLSAMWFNHEQCCWTSNETTFAERDKCPQWKSWAELILGQAEGPGSYIMNYFMYIYWALSFGFLAVCLVKVFAPYACGSGIPEIKTILSGFIIRGYLGKWTLMIKTITLVLAVASGLSLGKEGPLVHVACCCGNIFSYLFPKYSKNEAKKREVLSAASAAGVSVAFGAPIGGVLFSLEEVSYYFPLKTLWRSFFAALVAAFVLRSINPFGNSRLVLFYVEYHTPWYLFELIPFILLGVFGGLWGAFFIRANIAWCRRRKSTRFGKYPVLEVILVTAITAVFAFPNPYTRQNTSELIKELFTDCGPLESSQLCQYRSQMNGSKAFTDNPNRPAGPGVYAAMWQLCLALVFKIIMTIFTFGLKVPSGLFIPSMAIGAIAGRIVGIAVEQLAYYHHDWFLFKEWCEVGADCITPGLYAMVGAAACLGGVTRMTVSLVVIVFELTGGLEYIVPLMAAVMTSKWVGDAFGRQGIYEAHIRLNGYPFLDAKEEFTHVTLAREVMRPRRSDPPLAVLTQDDLTVEELQSTINETSYNGFPVIVSKESQRLVGFALRRDITIAIENARRKQEGIMLNSRVYFTQHAPTLPADSPRPLKLRSILDMSPFTVTDHTPMEIVVDIFRKLGLRQCLVTHNGNVLGIITKKNILEHLEELKQNTEPLAASWYYHKKRYPASHGSNGRPRSRVHHVQLIGSFQDGRGGDDSGEEEEVHLLDGSNL; translated from the exons ATGTCTAACGGGGGCGGGGCACCCAGCAGCACCACCCACCTGTTGGACTTCCTAGAGGAGCCCATCCCTGGTGTGGGGACCTATGACGACTTCCACACCATCGACTGGGTCCGAGAGAAGTGCAAGGACCGCGAGAGGCACCGGAAG atCAACAGCAAGAAAAAGGAGTCGGCATGGGAGTTCACAAAGAGCCTGTACGACGCCTGGTCTGGGTGGCTGGTGGTCACGCTCACTGGCTTGGCCTCAG GTGCTTTGGCTGGCCTGATTGACAttgctgctgattggctgaacGACCTGAAGGAAGGCGTGTGTCTGAGCGCCATGTGGTTCAACCACGAGCAGTGCTGCTGGACGTCCAATGAGACCACCTTTGCTGAGCGGGACAAGTGTCCTCAGTGGAAGAGCTGGGCTGAGCTAATACTGGGGCAGGCAGAG ggGCCCGGCTCGTACATCATGAACTACTTCATGTACATCTACTGGGCGCTGTCCTTTGGCTTCCTGGCCGTCTGCCTGGTGAAGGTGTTTGCTCCGTACGCCTGCGGCTCGGGGATCCCTGAG ATCAAGACTATCCTTAGTGGGTTTATTATCCGAGGCTACCTGGGAAAGTGGACCCTGATGATTAAGACCATCACGCTGGTGCTGGCGGTGGCGTCGGGGCTCAGCCTGGGGAAGGAGGGGCCGCTGGTGCACGTGGCCTGCTGCTGCGGGAACATTTTTTCTTACCTCTTCCCCAAGTACAGCAAGAACGAGGCTAAAAAAcgagag GTTCTCTCTGCTGCGTCAGCGGCCGGGGTGTCTGTTGCTTTTGGAGCCCCGATTGGAGGAGTGCTCTTCAGCTTAGAGGAG gTGAGCTACTACTTCCCTCTGAAGACGTTGTGGCGCTCCTTCTTCGCCGCCCTGGTGGCCGCCTTCGTCCTGCGCTCCATCAACCCGTTTGGAAACAGCCGGCTGGTGCTGTTCTACGTGGAGTACCACACGCCCTGGTACCTGTTCGAGCTCATCCCCTTCATCCTGCTGGGGGTGTTTGGAGGCCTCTGGGGGGCCTTCTTCATCCGGGCCAACATCGCCTGGTGCCGGCGGCGCAAGTCAACACGCTTCG GAAAGTATCCGGTGCTGGAGGTGATCTTGGTGACGGCCATCACGGCTGTGTTTGCCTTCCCCAACCCGTACACGCGTCAGAACACCAGCGAGCTGATCAAGGAGCTGTTCACAGACTGCGGCCCGCTGGAGTCCTCGCAGCTCTGCCAGTACCGCAGCCAGATGAACGGCAGCAAGGCGTTCACCGACAACCCCAACCGGCCGGCGGGGCCCGGGGTCTACGCCGCCATGTGGCAGCTCTGCCTGGCGCTCGTTTTCAAAATCATCATGACCATATTCACCTTTGGACTCAAG gTGCCATCGGGGTTGTTCATCCCCAGCATGGCCATCGGGGCGATCGCAGGGCGGATCGTTGGCATCGCCGTGGAGCAGCTGGCCTATTATCACCACGACTGGTTCCTGTTTAAAGAGTGGTGCGAGGTGGGAGCAGACTGCATCACGCCAGGGCTCTACGCTATGGTGGGGGCCGCCGCGTGTCTGG GCGGTGTCACCCGTATGACCGTCTCCTTGGTGGTCATCGTGTTCGAGCTGACGGGAGGCTTGGAGTACATCGTCCCCCTTATGGCCGCCGTCATGACCAGCAAGTGGGTGGGCGACGCGTTCGGCCGGCAGGGAATCTACGAGGCGCACATCCGTCTGAACGGCTACCCCTTCTTGGACGCCAAGGAGGAGTTCACGCACGTCACGCTGGCCAGGGAGGTGATGCGGCCGCGGCGCAGCGACCCGCCGCTAGCCGTGCTTACGCAGGACGACCTGAcggtggaggagctgcagagcacGATCAACGAGACCAGTTATAATGGTTTCCCCGTCATCGTGTCCAAGGAGTCCCAGAGGCTGGTGGGCTTCGCTCTGCGCAGGGACATCACCATTGCTATCG AAAACGCTCGTCGGAAGCAGGAGGGCATCATGCTGAACTCCAGGGTTTACTTCACCCAGCACGCCCCCACCCTGCCGGCCGACAGCCCCCGGCCCCTCAAACTGCGCTCCATCCTGGACATGAGCCCCTTCACCGTCACCGACCACACCCCCATGGAGATCGTGGTGGACATCTTCAGGAAGCTGGGCCTGCGCCAGTGCCTGGTCACTCACAACGG gaatGTTTTGGGCATCATCACAAAGAAGAATATATTAGAGCATCTGGAGGAGCTCAAGCAGAACACGGAGCCCCTG GCGGCTTCTTGGTATTATCACAAAAAAAGATATCCTGCGTCACATGGCTCAAATGGCAGACCAAGATCCCGAGTCCATCATGTTCAACTGATCGGCTCCTTCCAGGACGGCCGGGGGGGGGACGACagcggggaggaggaggaggtgcacCTCCTGGACGGCTCCAATCTCTGA